ATATGTTACTTAAGATGCTGGACATTCTGGACAATAACATTGTTTTTCATATTGCCATAAACGAAACTTTTAATATAACAGTTAAACTctcaaaaagtcatttttttcttttgttcacttAAAGTTGtgcagaaatgtttattcaacTTAAAAATCAGAATCTGGTTGCCTTCTTTGGTCTGTTTTTTTAGATTGGAAAATGTTCAGTATCCCTACCAACTCTACATTGCTCCTTCTACCAGCAGTACAGAACGACCAAGTCCAAATGGTCCAGATAGACCTTTTCAGTGTCCAACTTGTGGGGTACGATTCACCCGTATTCAGAACCTAAAACAGCACATGCTCATCCACTCAGGTAATGTCACCTTCCCTATTGTTGTATAAATGAGTACTTGAAACATTATATTTAGAAATCccagttaaggggcgcctgggtggctcagtcggttaaatgtctgccttcggctcaggtcatgatcccagggtgctgggatcgagtcccacatcaggctctctgctcagagggaagcctgctcctccctctgcctgccattccccctgcttgtgcgctctctctctctcgctctctctctgtgtcaaataaataaataaataaaaatctttaaaaaaaaaaaatcccagttaaaaatataaaacaggtgtttttgagtttaaaaaatagGTTTCGAGAAATCAGATAAGCCTTTGTTGCTTAAATGGTACAGTGTCAGAAAGCTGTTTGCTTAGCTCATTTGCCACAAGCATAAGTATTCAGATTAAAATTTGAAGGGgtatgtgtgtataatacatacataaaaagtatttgatatattaggtttgtgtgtatatgtgcaatAGAGAAGCACAAATACAGATGGAGgagcaaatgaaattaaaagggtATTTATTAgtgttctttgtactattcttgtaACTTCTCTTTACGGTtggaattatttccaaataagtgttttttaaaatttaataacaataatttaatttcaattctgCAATCCTAAATTTCTCTGTGCCAACTTTGtagtattttttagtataaaagagatttttaataaatgacGCATAAAACAGATTTGAAATTTAAGTTCAGTGATCATATAAAGGCAACAGAATTCTTGTGGGTAAAACACTGACCTCTGATAGAGTAAGAAATCTTTGCTACTGTTTTCAGCTGAGTTATTATCTTACTTTGCTGTGCCGTAGATAAGTCTAATGGTCCTTGAGCTAACATCAATTCCCTATGACTTTATTAAATCAACAGATTGTattttgaaggtttttaaaaatttttttgccaaATCTATGATAATTAATTGGAAGAGACaattaatatactttaaaattcacatattagtttctacatattttttctatCACTTTACATTAAATGCCCAAAAACCCAATTCACCAAATAATAGTTCTACCATGATTATTATGTTCAGAGATgttagaattttccttttttcttctcatttctcagGGAATGAAGAGTAGgtcctttttccatcttttcagtaTAAACTGTACTACtttaatgaaattgaaataataatgttttatggAGATTTCAATTCCGTTTAAATACTGTGATTAAATTGTTTTgaagtctaggggtgcctgggtggctcagtcattaagcgtctgcctttggctcaggtcatgatcccagggtcctgggatagagcaccgcgtcgggctccctgctcagcaggaagcctgcttctccctctcccactcccccacctgtgttccctctctctatgtgtctctctctgtcaaataaataaataaaatctttaaaaaaaaaattgttttgaagtGTAGAAAATAGATGATTTAGaagaatattcaaaaatcaacttCAGTATATATTAACGAGTTTACCTCTCCCTCtaatgcctttctttctttactttttttttttaagcactagTGACTTTTCAAATGTTCTGTACCTTTTCTGAGATGTTGAATTGGAATCCATTTTTGCtggtgatttttgtctttttaaattaccTATTGCTACAAAATTATAATTCAGAAATTTGTGGGGTTTGtgacctttcattttatttcGTTTTTAGATAATACTTTGTTTTGCTTGATTTTGTAGGAATTAAACCATTTCAGTGCGACCGCTGTGGGAAAAAGTTCACCAGGGCTTACTCGCTAAAGATGCATCGCCTAAAGCATGAAGGTAAACGCTGTTTCCGGTGCCAGATATGTAGTGCCACTTTCACTTCCTTCGGGGAATATAAACACCACATGAGGGTTTCCCGGCACATTATCCGCAAGCCTCGGATTTACGAGTGCAAAACATGTGGCGCCATGTTCACCAACTCTGGAAATTTAATCGTGCACCTGAGGAGTCTGAACCATGAAGCGTCAGAGCTAGCAAACTACTTCCAGAGCAGGTGAGGTGCACAACAAAAACGAACCAGGAAAACTGCTGACTAAactctcttttcctgcttttagGGCAGCCTGCTGTGTTTTTTATCAGGTTGCCAGCTAATCAGTCACATTCCTTTTAAATTCCCACTGTCCATACTCTGATCTCCTGATCTGATAAAATTTTGCTGAATCTTCTAAGtatatacaattataaatatttttctagttgGTATTGGAAATTTTTCCCTACAGAAGTAGACTACTTAtctcttgctttgtcttttttgttttgttttgttttttgtgtttttgttttttcaataacATAAGGTTAAATTAATATAGACCTTATTGGAAAATTTACCATGTCAGATGATCTTAGTGATACTGAATTACTTCACACTTTTTGGATGTCAATAAAATTTTTGAccacttctcattttttaaaattctatataaaggaacatatatttatcaataaagaaagaaacttcaaCAGCAACTATGATGGATATGATTATTTAgatcaaatttcctttttctctcaattTAGAGCtccatgtttttaatattaataatttattataatagaaTTCCTTTCTGATTTATAGAGTATCCAAGGAAATCAGGTTCTAGTTCTGGCCCTATCACACTAACTGCTGTTATGATTGAACGTgtcactttacaaatgaagaagttTGAAACatagagaaagataaattgtAAGCTTTAAAGATGATTTCTAAGGTCTTTAGATATAAAATTCTGtcatcttttttaatattttatcagaaCTACACATCTGTAGGAAccctttgttttttataaaatgaaatcttcctaaactcttaaattttaaaccatctttattttttaaatcttatttttcaataaattccaAAGTATTGCTGcatagattttgtttttctctccaaacctgacattcattttgtttaattatgTCTGTCTGGTTGTCCTATCACTAAACCTAAATTCTACATGTCATATCGAACCTTGTTTGTTCAGAACTAAAATAGTGTCTCAGTTAACCACTCCTATTGCCTGTATCTTCCCTGTACAGAGCCTCTATCGTCCATTCCTCCTATCTAACACCTGAagactttttagaaaatataacatAGGACATTTTAAATTGCTTGCAGAtgaacagattttaatttttttattaatactggaaaatcaaattataaaataacctTAAATGTATTAGTTATTGACATTCCTAGtagaatgaatttttttagttcagCAATATTTAATTAAAGCATCTAAGATTtataatgtttattcttttataaaaaatgcaTATAGTAGAAAATTAGTAAATGtaggaaagtataaaatataagaaattaaaatattttctgatctcACCACTCAGGGATAATATCCACTGTTGTTAAAATCTTGGCATATTTTATTGTCcacattcaaaaattaaatatttaattattctaatagaatattaaatattttcaatactAATAAATACCTCTCAAATATAATGCCATTTATGCATAAGGACTTAGTTTCTTAACTAACTTATATCCAGGAAGTAATAAAAAGCTAAGTTTATATACCTCTTAATTAGTATATAATCCAAGAAAAGTTAAGCATAAGTTATTCAAATGATCTTTGCTTAAGTGGAGAGCATGCTAATTCCATTTGTTGTGTATACAGAAACTCTTCTGTATAGAACAAGAAAGGCTATTTAGGTGTCTAAAATGACAATGAAGGTGATAATCTTATCTACTGGTGGTAGATTTGATGTGCTTTGGTTCTTAATGAATGGTTTTGGTTCATATTTAGGAAAGTTTAGAAATTGAAAATCCTGAATTATAATCAGTCACgaattagagaaatgaaaaatcccAATCTTGCTTTACAAATCAGGTCTTTTTATTGTGGCTAATTTATTACTGGTTTGAAAATTAACTCCCTCTTTCATCCTTTGCCTCTTATCTAGTGATTTCCTAGTACCGGACTACTTAAACCAGGAGCAAGAAGAGACTCTTGTTCAGTATGATCTTGGAGAACACAGTTTTGAAAGCAACTCCTCTGTTCAAATGCCTGTAATTTCGCAGGTCTCCTCGACCCAGAATTGTGAAAGCACTTTCCCCTTGGGGTCTCTTGGTGGGCtggcagaaaaagaggaagaaatgccAGAGCAGCCAAAGACCAGTGCTTGTACTGAGGCAACCAGAGATGACCCCCCAAAATCAGAGCTGTCTTCTATAACCATTGAGTAATTTCATGGTTTGgcttcatttttggtttttggaaAGTGCCTGTGCTTGGTCttgtacatttaaatttaatttaattttttaaacaaaaaagggtTTGGGAAAGAATTTCCCTTTTTACTTTGTAAGCCCCACaactgatgttttatttttcatgactgAGAGATTGCTTCTGTAAGTGCACAATAACACGATGTTGAAACATAATTGAAACTATGAGACTTAAGGAGAACCAGTTGACTTAAGGCATATATCAGTTTCTTCTTCTATTATTAAAAGTAGGCTAACGAGATCATTAGGTAAAGAAGAATTCAGATGATTGTTGACCTTCCTGAGAAGAAAGGGTACACCAGAAACAAATTACTGAACAGAATTTGACAGGTAGCCTGAATAGATGTTTACTCCTATACACAGGACATTGTACAGTATTTTGTAAAGCCTGTTGGTTTTGGAAATATTTACGGTaagctttcttaaaaattattagggTAAATACTTCTGAAATccaatgtactctttttttttcttttttttttaagctttgccatttctattatttttcacgGTTAAAATTTGGTGTTGGGATAGGCATTCCCTGAACTTTTGTAGTACCACTCCAAacaatctttctttcttctgtgaaatCAGAGAACCATGATTGAGAATAGTCAGGCTGTGCATGGAATGACCAGGAGTGGAAAATGAAGTACATAAATCTCAGCTTTATAGGAACTCTTTTAATACTGCTTTTCTGACTAAAATTATTGTTTACCTGGTCTTTGAATGTTAGTGCCTGGCTAATTAGGTCATTGcctaaatcatttttcttcttgcccCATGAACAATACTTCCTCTTACATATACTGGCATGATatcatataaaggaaaaatattggagatactctatattttatatataggtTTATGTAATCTTGGGGATGTTTCTATTGTGCTGATTTGggcaaaataaaagaattctctCTTAAGGCTACGTTCTTAACCCAACTAAGATTGTTTACAAAGTTCCATATGTCGGtgatactttgttttttgttccaaaatatttttagacattGCCAAGTTTATTAAAAGGGTTAATGTAGTTTTTACACAATGTAAGCAATAATGTAAAAGATAAGAAGAGGCTTTAATGATCTATGACTCATCAATCTAGGAGAAAAAATAATCGTTAAgactaaaaaaactaaaaaccttAAATTAATATCACCTCTTTTGCTGCTAAAAAATGAAACTTCCTGTTTATAGTTGAAATTTATGTGATATTCTAGACTGGAGTATACTTTTCATCTGGTGCCATTAAAGCATCACTGACCCTGATCCTAAATATTCATGAGTCCATGAACAATGAACTtctgaataactttttttttctttgtatataccCAAAGTTTAATAATTACGAAAACAcctgattaaattaaaaaaagaaacagtagttTCTTATTCAAAACACGAGATCGGAATTTTGTCCGGGTGCTAGaccttaataataaaattaatttttaagttatagtaattttacttgtttcttttttttttttaattggctaaTTCTGTGATTGATTTTCTTCCCACAATTgtaaaaggaagggaaagtaaatgcattgaagatttttttttcaggtaacaTTCTTTTTCTAGATTCTGCTGTCTTTAACTTGTTTCTAACTCCCTTATCTCCGTCTTGAACCtgttttccccctttgctcccaAACATAGGTATATTACCTTCAGGAAGAACAACATACACAAGTTATGATGGGCTTCCACCGTTTATGCTTCTTTACTAATAGGGTTGAATTACTTTTTTGCAACAGACTGTGATACTTAATTAGTAACAGTACTGCTGTGTCTCAACTAGAAAGgtcaggaatttttatttttaatgtcatacATATTCTTGAAAATTGTTATGCCTACCAATGGATAAACCTTggagtta
Above is a genomic segment from Halichoerus grypus chromosome 11, mHalGry1.hap1.1, whole genome shotgun sequence containing:
- the ZBTB44 gene encoding zinc finger and BTB domain-containing protein 44 isoform X3, producing MDKCSVDEGVTEGLPTLQSTSSTNAHADDDDRLENVQYPYQLYIAPSTSSTERPSPNGPDRPFQCPTCGVRFTRIQNLKQHMLIHSGIKPFQCDRCGKKFTRAYSLKMHRLKHEGKRCFRCQICSATFTSFGEYKHHMRVSRHIIRKPRIYECKTCGAMFTNSGNLIVHLRSLNHEASELANYFQSSDFLVPDYLNQEQEETLVQYDLGEHSFESNSSVQMPVISQVSSTQNCESTFPLGSLGGLAEKEEEMPEQPKTSACTEATRDDPPKSELSSITIE